The genomic region GGCGTACCGCGCAGGAAGGTGGCGACCACCCGGCCCGGCAGGGTCATGCCCTCGAACGGGGTGTTGCGCGACAGCGACGCCGTCTCGGTCGGTACGACGGTGCGCTGGGCGGCCGGGTCGACGAGGGTCAGGTTCGCCGCGGCGCCGGCCTCCAGGCGCCGGCCGTGGTCGGACAGCTGGCCGATCGCCGCCGGGCGGTGGCTCATCCGGTCGGCGAGATCGGCCCAGGTCATCAGCTTGGTGTCGATCATCGCGTGCTGAACGACCGAGAGAGCGGTCTCCAGCCCGGTCATCCCGAACGCGGCCGCGCTCCACTCGCAGTCCTTGTCCTCGACCGGGTGCGGCGCGTGATCGGTGGCGACGATGTCGATGGTGCCGTCGGCCAGGCCCTCGCGGACCGCCTCGACATCCGCCTTCGTGCGCAGCGGCGGGTTCACCTTGTAGACCGGGTTGTACGACGCGGCCAGGTCCTCGGTGAGCAGCAGGTGGTGCGGGGTCACCTCGGCGGTGACCTCCAGGCCGCGCTTCTTCGCCGCGCGGACGATCTCCACCGAACCCTTGGTGGACAGGTGGCAGATGTGCAGCATGGACCCGACGTGCGCGTTCAGCAGGATGTCGCGGGCGATGATCGACTCCTCGGCCACGCTCGGCCAGCCGGTCAGGCCGAGAACGCCGGAGAGCGCTCCCTCGTTCATCTGCGCCCCCTGGGTCAGCCGCGGCTCCTGCGCGTGCTGGGCGACCACACCGCCGAACGCCTTCACGTACTCCAGCGCGCGGCGCATCAGCGCGGCGTCCCACACGCAGTCGCCGTCGTCGGAGAAGACCCGCACCCTGGCGGCCGAGTCCGCCATCGCGCCCAGCTCAGCCAGCTGGGTGCCCTGGCGGCCGACGGTGACCGCGCCGATCGGGAACACGTCGGCGTAGCCACTCTCGCGACCGAGGCGCCAGACCTGCTCGACCACCCCGGCGGTGTCGGCGCACGGATCGGTGTTCGCCATCGCGAAGACCGCGGTGAACCCGCCGGCCGCGGCGGCCCGGGTGCCGGTCAGCACCGTCTCGGCGTCCTCGCGGCCGGGCTCGCGCAGGTGGGTGTGCAGGTCGACCAGGCCGGGCAGCGCGATCAGGCCGGTCGCGTCGAGCGTCTCGACGTCCTGCGGCTTCTCGAGATCGGCGCCGATGGCAACGATCTCGCCGTTGTCCAGGAGGAGGTCCGCGACCTCACCGCCGACGATCTTCGCTCCGGTGATCAAGTACGCGGTCATGCGGTCTGCTCCTCGGTGTTCTCGTTGTAACCGGACAGCAGCAGGTAGAGCACCGCCATCCGGATCGCCACGCCGTTGGTGACCTGCTCGACGATCACCGAGCGGGTCGAGTCGGCGACCTCGGCGCTGATCTCCATGCCGCGGTTCATCGGGCCGGGGTGCAGCACGATCGCCTCCTCCGGCAGCTGCGCCATCCGGTGCACGTCCAGCCCGTAGCGCCGGGTGTACTCCCGGGCGCTGGGGAAGAACGCGTCGTTCATCCGCTCCCGCTGGACCCGCAGCATCATCACCGCGTCGCTCTTCGGCAGCGCCGCGTCCAGGTCGTACGACGTGGTGCACGGCCAGCTGGTCATGTCGACCGGCAGCAGCGTCGGCGGCGCCACGACGGTCACGTCGGCGCCGAGCGTGGACAGCAGCAGCACGTTCGACCGGGCCACCCGGGAGTGCAGGACGTCGCCGACGATGGTGATCCGCCGGCCCTCCAGGGAGCCGAGGTGGCGGCGCATCGTGAACGCGTCGAGCAGCGCCTGGGTCGGGTGCTCGTGGGTGCCGTCGCCGGCGTTGACGACCGAGCCGTTCAGCCAGCCGGAGGTGGCCAGCAGGTGCGGGGCGCCGGACGAGCCGTGCCGGCAGACGACGCCGTCGGCGCCCATCGCCTGCAGGGTGAGCGCGGTGTCCTTGAGGCTCTCCCCCTTGCTGACGCTGGAGCCCTTGGCGGAGAAGTTGATCACGTCCGCCGACAGCCGCTTGGCGGCCGCCTCGAACGAGATCCTGGTCCGGGTGGAGTCCTCGAAGAACAGGTTCACCACGGTCCGGCCGCGCAGGGCCGGCAGCTTCTTGATCGGGCGGTCCGCCAGCGAGCGCATCTCCTCGGCGGTGTCCAGGATCAGGTGGGCGTCGTCGCGGGACAGGTCGCCCGCGCTGAGCAGGTGGCGCATCACGCGGTCGCTCCGGTCGTGTCGGTGGACCTCTCGGCGGGCTTGGCGGCCGGCTTGTCGGCGATCACCACGGCGTCGGCGCCGTCGTAGTCGGTCAGGTGCACGGTGACCCGCTCGGCCAGCGAGGTAGGCAGGTTCTTGCCGACGTAGTCGGCGCGGATCGGCAGTTCGCGGTGACCCCGGTCGACCAGAACCGCCAGCTGGACCGCCTTCGGCCGGCCGATGTCGCCGATGGCGTCGAGCGCGGCCCGGATCGTGCGTCCGGAGAACAGCACGTCGTCGACCAGCACGACCACCTTGCCGTCGATGCCGTCGGCCGGGATGTCGGTGTGCTCGAGCGCGCGGGCCGGCTTGAGGCCGATGTCGTCGCGGTACATCGTCACGTCGAGTGACCCTGTCGGCACGCTGCGCCCCTCGACTGCGGCGATGCGGTCGCGGATACGGGTGGCGAGGCCGACGCCGCGGGTGGGGATGCCGAGCAGCACGACCGGGTCGGCGCCTCGGTTGCGCTCGAGGATCTCGTGCGCGATCCGGGTCAGTGCCCGGGAAATGTCGGATGCATCAAGAACTGTGCGCGGTGCCGCGTGCGAGTCGGGTGACTGCGGCCTCGGGGCAGGGTTCATCGCAACCGTTCCTCCTTTCCCGCCTCACCGGACGGGTCTTTAAAGGACGTTCGGACCGCTTGACATGGTATCGGAAGTGACACGCCGTCTTGACGCTGGCCTCCGGCCCGGAATATTGTTACTCTGTGTAATCATGGGGGGTTTCAGAGAACGGCCCACACCCGGGTCTTTGCCTGGGGCCCCTGCTCGAGACTAAAAGTCGGAGGGAAGAACCAGCGTGCCTAGCGAATACGCGAAGACACTGGGCGGCAAGTTGCGCGCCATCCGCCAGCAGCAAGGTTTGTCGCTGCACGGCGTGGAAGAGAAGTCCAAGGGTCGCTGGAAGGCGGTCGTCGTCGGCTCGTACGAGCGTGGCGATCGGGCCGTCACTGTCCAGAAGCTCGCCGAGCTCGCCGATTTCTACGGCGTGCCGATCCGTGAGCTGCTGCCTGGTTCGGCCAGCGCGGCCGCCGCGGCAGCCGCTCCCCCCAGGTTGATCCTCGACCTGGAGGCCCTGCAGCACCTCGACGCGAGCGAGGCCGGTCCGCTGACGCGGTACGCGGCCACCATCCAGGCTCAGCGCGGGGACTACAACGGCAAGGTGCTGTCGATCCGTCAGGACGACATGCGCACGCTCGCCGTGATCTACGACGAGTCGCCGACCACGTTGACCGAGCGCTTCATCTCCTGGGGCGTGCTGAACCCGGAGGCGAAGGGCGACGTCGAGGAGGCGTCCGAGGCCGCCGGAGCCTGAGCACCACCACGCGCGACCAAGACGGTCGGGGCTCGTAGCAGCTTGCCCGCGGCCGCCTGTCCGTCCCACTTCACTGGGACGGCCCCACTGACCGATTCGCTGTCACCGGCTGGACGTGCCCGTCGCTCGCCCAGCTGACCCGGATCTCCTCGGCGCTCCACGGCCGAGGAACCACCTCACCACCGCACCAGGCGCGCACTTCGCACCGCGCGTCGCGGCGTACGGGCCGGCAGCGGCCGTCAGCACGTAGTACCAGCAAGGCGAAGCAGTAGTCAGGACCACAGCAGGACGCAGTGAGGCAGACTGCGCACACGCAGCACGAGTCGGCACCGTTCGCGGTGACGGCTTGTTCAGGCCGGGGCCGTTCCCCCCGCGCCGCTCACGGGGAGGACGCATCGGCCCGGGACCGCACCGAGGCGGTACCGGGCCTGATCTGTCTCTGCGCGGGCTCTTCTTCGCGACACCAGGCGCTTCCGCGCGACCGCCAGGCCGACCCGGCGGTCAGACGCCGAGGGTCGGCTTCAGCTGGAGCAGCCGGGCCAGCAGACCGTTGACGAACGCGGGCGACTCGTCGGTGGACAGGTCCCGCGCGAGCGCGACGGCTTCGCTGACCGCGACCACGTCCGGCACCTGCTCGTCGAACAGCAACTCGTACACCCCGATCCGCAGCACGTTGCGGTCGACCGCCGGCATCCGATCCAGCGTCCAGCCGACCGAGTGCGTGCTGAGCAGGTCGTCGATCGCGGCGATGTGCTCGGCGACACCCTCGACCAGCGCCACGGTGAACTCGTTCACCGGCGGGTCGTTGTCGGCCACGCGATCGGCCAGGGTGCCGCCGACCGGCAGTCCCCGGACCTCCGACTCGTACAGCACGTCCAGGGCGCGCTTGCGGGCCTTGCTGCGGGCAGACATGTTCGGTTGTCGCTCCAGTGTCCGGTGGCGGGTCAGGACGTGACGCGGCCGAGGTAGTCCCCGGTCCGGGTGTCCACCTTGACCTTTTCGCCGGTGGTCAGGAACAGCGGGACCTGGATCGTGTACCCGGTCTCCAGCTTGGCCGGCTTGGTACCACCGGTCGACCGGTCGCCCTGCAGGCCCGGCTCGGTGTACTCGACGGTGAGCTCGACCGAGGCCGGCAGCTCGACGTACAGCGGGATGTCGTTGTGCACCGCCACGATGGCGTCCTGGTTCTCCAGCAGGAAGTTGGAGACGTCGCCGACCACGTCGGGCTGGATCTGCAGCTGGTCGTAGGTGCTCTTGTCCATGAACACGAACGCCGCGCCGTCGTTGTACAGGTAGGTCATGTCGCGCTTGTCGACACTGGCCACCTCGACCTTGACGTCGGCGTTGAAGGTCTTGTCGACCACCTTGCCGGACAGCACGTTCTTCAGCTTGGTCCGGACGACCGCGCCGCCTTTGCCGGGCTTGTGGTGCTGGAACCACACGACGGACCACAGCTGCCCATCCAGGTTGAGCACCATGCCGTTCTTGAGGTCGTTCGTCGTCGTTGCCACGCGTGGGAGCCCTTCGGAATTGATCAGCGGTACACCGGATTGTAGCGGTCGGTGCGGGGTTCGGCCGATTCGCGCGGACCCGGTGGGCTCTACGCTGGAACAGGCAGGTCCCAGCACCCGGCCGAGAGAGGTCCCTCGTGGAGTTCATCATCCCGATCGCGGTGGTCGTGTTCATCGCGCTCGCGACGCGGGCCCTCAACGCCCGCAGCACCGGCGGCCGGAACCCGGGTACGCCGTCGCCTCGGGTCCAGCGCCTGCTCGAACGGCTCGAGGCGCAGCAACGAGGCGCGCAACCGATGGGCCCGACAGGTCAGTACACGCAGCCCGCGCCGTACGCCGGTGGCGGTGGCGGGCCGGTCGGCGACGGCTACGGGACGCCCGGCAACCCGAACATGCCGGTGCAGAGCTCGACCCAGATGGCCGGTGTGCTCGACCATCGCCGGCACGCCGCGCAGAGCGGTCACCAGCCGTCGACGCCGGGCCAGCACGCCACCGGGCCGTACCCGGGGCAGGCGGTTCCCGGCCAGTTCCCCAACCAGTACGCGCCTCCCGGCCCGCCGCCGAGCATGCCGTTCGGGCAGCCGGGGCAGTTCCAGCCGCCGGGGCCGTGGTTCCAGCAGGCGCCGCCGCAGTCGTACCAGCTGCCGGCGGTCAAGCCGTCGCTGTCGCCGCGTGACATCGACGCCCGGGTGCGGGAGATGATGAGGACCGGCAACGAGGTCGGCGCCGTGCGGCTGCTCTGCGACGAGCAGGACCTGGGCATCATCGACGCGCAGAAACGCGCTCGCGCGCTGGTCGCGCCGGCGGGTGGACCTGGCAACGGATCGGGCGGATCGGCCGACCGCGTGCGGTCCGTCGGAGAACGCCCAGAGAGCGCTTCCTCCGGCTCCGGGGCCTCGGACGAGGAAACCCGGTACGTCGGCTCGGCCGCGTTCGCGCAGTCCTTGTTCGACACCGACCGCGACGACGAGGAGAGCTGGGCCAGCGGCTGGGTCGACCCGCCGGACCCCGGCGACCGCACCGACATCCAGGAACTCTGGCAGACAGTCCGAGACGGCCGCAGCCGCGACTGACCCGGCTGACCGGCTGCGCCTCTCCCGCGACGGACGCCCAGCGGTCTCCCGCGACGGACGCGCAGCAGTCTCCCGCGACAGATGCACAGCAGTTTCCGGTGACGCACGCACCGGTCTCCCGCGACTCAGGCGCAGGAGTCTCCCGTGACGCACGCAACCCGGCTCCCGCGACTCAGGCGCAGCAGTCTCCCGTGACGGACGCGCATCCGGCTCCCGCGACTCAGGCGCAGCCGCGAGGTCCGGTGGGTACCGGGCAGCCGCCCACGGCGGTTCAGGTCGAGGCCCTGCACGCACCGCTCGCCTGACCGGCACCTCAATCCCAAAGCACCGTGATGACGCGGCTGCGGGTGGTGAAGTGCGGGCCGGCGGGCAGGTCGGTGGCAGGAGTTCCGAGGGGGTGTACGACGAACACCGGATCCGGCCGTCCCCGTCGCTCCTCGTCCCAGCGAAGGACCTGCGCGACCAGCTCTTCGGCGAGCCGCCGGGCGTCCGGTCCGTGCGCTCGTGCGCCGATCTCCACCGCATTCTTCGTCGGCCCGGGCTGGGAAGTGAGATAGCCGATCGTCGCATCCCGGACGACCGCCGACCCGCCCCACCGCAAGGCCGGTCGTACCAACCGGCTCTTCACCGCCCGGCGCGTCGCGGTCAGCACGCAGTACCCGGGAAAGACCGACGCCAGCCACAGGTCGAGCTGGCAGAACGACTCCTCGCGCCCCAGCAGCACGCGCGACCACCGCACCTCGGGCGTCTCCCGCAGCACCCCCGGCAGCAGCACGGCCTCAAGCACCTGATCCGCGTCCAGCTGCAGGGCGACCTTGTCCGGCTCGATCTCGACCAACCGCTCGTGCGCGGCCCCCGCCCCCTGCATGGAGACGAAGCCGCACACGACACTCGAGCGGCTCCACAGCACCCCAGCCGAACCAGGCGATCGCTCCAGGTCGAAACCGATCGACCGCGTCTGCCCCCGCAGCCGCAGCGGTACGACGATGCGTCCCCCGTCGGCGAGCTGGTCGACCCAGGCGGGAGCGATGTCCCCGGCCGTCACCGTGACGATGATCCGGTCGAAGGGAGCGCTCTCCGGGTATCCGAACTGCCCGTCGGTCCGGGCCACCCGCACCCGCTCGTACCCGGCCGCATCCAGCGTCGCCCGCGCCCGCTCGGTCACGTCCGGATCGATGTCGATCGTGGTGACCTCACCTTCCGGCCCGACCAACTCGCTCAGCAGCGCCGCGTTGTACCCGCCGGAGCCGATCTCCAGCACGCGGTGACCGCGCCGCACGCCGGTCTGCTCCAGCATCAACGCGACCAGCGAAGGCTGCGAGACCGAGCTGATCGGCACCCCTGCCTCGTCGCGCTTCATCAGCACCACGTCGTCGGCGTACGCGACCTCGACCGGGGCGTCCGGCACGAAGAGATGCCGTGGCACCGTCCTGAACGCAGCCACGACCGCTTCGCTGGAGAGCGCTCCCTGATCGGCCAGCGACCCGGTCAACGCCGCCCGCAACGACTCGACGTACCGCTGATCGTTGCTCACGGCATCATCAGTCCGTCTTGTCGCCCAGGGACTCGAGCACGGTCCGCAGGGTGCCCGCCAGCGCCTCGCGTTCGGCCGGACAGAGCGCTGCCAGCAGTTTCTCCTCGGTGGCCAGGTGCGTCGGCAGGACCGCGTCGATCAGCCGCAGTCCCGCCTCGGTCAGCGACACCTGAACTCCGCGACCGTCGGTCTCACTCGGCCGGCGCGAGACCAGTCCGCGCGCTTCCAGCCGGTCGAGCCGCTGCGTGATCGCGCCGGAGGTGACCATCGACGACCGCATCAGGCCGGCCGGAGTCAGGCTGTGCTCGGAGTTGCTCCGGCGCAGCGTCGCCAGGACGTCGAAGGAGGCGGAATCCAGGTCGTGCGCGGCGAAGTTGCGCCGCAGCTCGGTGTCGACCAGCTGCGCCAGCCGCTTCAGCCGCCCGAGCACAGCCATCGGTGAGGCATCCAGATCCGGGCGCTGCTCACTCCACTGCGCCAGGACCAGGTCGACATGATCTGCCATGACTTCCACCCTAGTGGATTTCTCTTAGTGGTGAGCGAAATTCCCTGGACAACTAGCTTAGTGCTGAGATACTTTATCTTAGTGCTAAGCAATCGTCTCGCTCTCGTCCTCACCACCGCGCTCGCGCCGGCCCTGTGGGTCACCACCTATCTCGTCACGACGGAGTTCCTTCCGCCCGGCCGTCCACTGCTCGCCGGCGTACTGCGCGCCCTGCCCGCGGGCCTGCTCCTGGTCGCGCTCACCCGGGAACTGCCCCGGGGCCAGTGGTGGTGCCGGGCTCTGGTGCTCGGCGCCCTCAACATCGGGGCGTTCTTCGCTCTGTTGTTCGTCGCCGCCTACCGCTTGCCCGGCGGAGTCGCCGCAACCGTCGGCGCGATCCAGCCCCTCCTGGTTGCGCTGCTGGCCGCTGGACTTCTGGGCCAGCGGCTCACCTTCCGCACCGTGCTCGCTGCAATCGCCGGCATCTTCGGCGTCAGCCTGCTCGTGCTCCGTGCGGACGCCCGCCTGGACGCCTGGGGCATCGCTGCCGCGCTGGGCGGCGCCGTCGTGATGGCGACCGGCGTCGTCCTGAGCAAGCGCTGGACCTCGCCCGCCTCGCTCCTGGCGACCACCGGTTGGCAACTGGTTGCCGGCGGGCTGCTCCTGGTCCCCGTCACGCTGATCGTCGAGGGAGCGCTTCCCCGTTCTCTCAGCGTTCCGAACGTGCTCGGATACGCGTACCTGACGTTGATCGGCTCCGCCCTGGCCTACGCTCTCTGGTTCCGCGGCCTCCGAGCCCTGGGTCCCACGGACGTCACCTTCCTGGGCCTCCTCAGCCCGGTGGTCGCCACCCTCCTGGGCTGGCTGGCGCTCCACCAGAGCCTGACCTTCCCCCAACTAGCCGGAGCACTCGTCGTCCTGGCCTCCCTGACCACCGCCCAACTCAAACGAACTCCCAAGCCTCCGACCCCAACCGCGCCCGTCGTCCCGGTCCAGCGCATCGCCTGCACCTCCGCCGCGCCCGCTGCCCCAGTGACGACCCCAGGACCGCCGGTGGCGCTCTCGGCGCCGCACCCGAACTGACGCGCCCGGACCCGCAGAGTGCGCCGGCCGAAAGACAGCGCCGGCGTCGGCAGGTCGGCTCGCTGGGTGGCGCGGAACGCTGGCTGAGTCCGCCGGTCAGCGGCTCACGGTGGCGCGGAGCGCTAGCTAAGTCCGGTCAGCGGCTCGCGGTGGCACGGAGCGCTAGCTGAGTGCGGTTCTGGCAGTCGAGGTCGGCCATCAACCGTGAGACGTGTCCCTTGATGGTGCCTTCGCTCAAGTACAGCCGGCGGGCGATGTCTGCGTTCGACAGTCCTTCGCCGAGCAAGGCCAGGATCTCCCGCTCCCGGCCGGACAGCGCTTCGAGCTGGGGGTCCGGATCAGTGGGCGTCGAGCTGTTCGCCAGGTCGCGGAGCCGGTGGACCGCTTCAGGCGACAGCACGGACGCCCCGGCAGCCGCTGCCAACACCAGCTGGACCAGCGTGCTCGTCGGCGTGCTCTTCAGCAGGTAACCGGCCGCGCCTGCGTCGAGTGCGGCGAGCAGGTGGTCATCGGTGTCGAAGGTCGTCATCACGACGACCACCGGCGGCTCGGGAAGGGACCTGACCTCGGCGGTGGCAGCCACGCCGTCGACGCCGGGCATCCGCAGGTCCATCAGCACGACGTCCGGCCGGTCCCGGATCACCGACTCCACGGCGGCGGCCCCGTCCTCGGCCGTCCCGATGACCTCGACGTGGCCACTGCCGTCGAGGATGGTTCGGAGGAACGCGCAGACCATCGGCTCGTCGTCGACGATCAGCACCCGGACGGGACGGCCGTTCGGGTCAGCCATGGAGGGCGCGGACTCGAGGCAGCGTCACCAGCAAAGCGTAGCCACCCCGAGGCTCGGCGCCGCTCTCACAGTGTCCACCGAGCAGTTCGACCCGGCGACGCAGTGCCGTGAGTCCCACGCCACCGCCCGGCTCGGTGCGGCTGCCTGGCTCAGGAGCGCTGTTGCGGACCAGGATCTCGACGTCATCCGCCACCGCCACGACGACCTCGACCGTGCTTCCTGGCGCGTGTCGCCGGGCGTTGGTCAGTCCTTCCTGCACGACCCGGTCGACCGTGCGCACCAGAACGGGTGGCAGGAGCAGGTCCGTGCCCAGCACCACCAGCCGTACCGACTGCCCGGCGGCGCGCGCCTCCGCCACCAACTGCCGAGCCGCACGGGCCACCATCTCGGGCCCAGGGTCCGGCCCAGAATCCGGCCCAGAGTTCCGCCCAGAATCCGGCCCGAGCGCACCATCCGCTTCGGACGCGCGACGCGTTCCGGGTGCGGAGTCCGTGGGCTTGTGCAGCAGGCGGACCAGCCTGCGGAGGTCCGCGAGCGCCGCCGAGCCGAAACCGCTCAATTGCGAACCCGCCAGTTTCACCGCCGGGTCGTCCGTCATCAGCGTCAGCGTGTTCGCCCGGAGGACCAGCAGGGTCAAGTGACGGCCGAGCGTGTCGTGGATCTCGACCGCGAGCCGCTCCCGCTCTGCCCGCTCCGCCTCTCGCTGGGCCGTCACCCGCTGCCGCGCCAAAGCCTCCAGCTGGTCGCGCCGCGCCTGGCGCAGCCGAAGCCCCAGCATCACCGTGATCGACCCGAGAATCGGTACCGCCGCGGCAAGTACCGCGGTCAGCCATGACCAGCCGGCGCCTGCCCGGCTGCCCACCACCACCAGGTAGCCGGCGCCCGAACCAACCGCCACGACAAGCTGGTACCAGGACCGGGCGTACTCGAAGACCCGCGTCGCTGCCCACCCGAGCGCGACCGGTGTCCAGGCGACGGCGCCGACCGCGATCAGGTTCGGCCACGGCGGCGCGGCAAGCACCAGTCCGCCGGAAACCGCAGCCGCGGCGGCGAAGCCGAGGTGCGGCTGGTGATGCCACCGGCTGATCACGAAGGTTGCGGCCAGCTGAGCGACCACCCCGAGTGTCAGCACGAGAACCGCCGAGCTGGACAAGCGCCCAGGCAGCGTCGGTGCGACAGCCGGCGCGAGGCCGGTCGACAGCACGGTGATCCCGGTCAGCAGCCTGTTCAGCGGCACGGCGCCTGCCATGGCCAGCACCTTAGACCGGCCGGTCCGGCAGAAGGCCGATGACCGGGACGGCCACGACTTTCGTCCGGCGAGTTCGGACGAAAGTCTCGTCGTCTCCACCGCTTGGCAGTGACACCGACAGGTGGCCGCCGGCCAGGGTTGCACCGACGAAGGAGGAGGACCGATGCGAACCAAACTCATGGCGATCGCCGGCGCAGGCGTGCTGGTGACCGCGCTCGGCTCGGCGGCGACGGCCGGAGTCACCAGCCAGGGCAGCGATCCGGGCGCCGCCCAGACCGCGGCCGCGGCCACACCGCCGGTCACCCTGACCACCGGCGGACTGGTGCGAGGTACCACCGGCCGCGGGGTGGACCGCTACTCCGGTATTCCGTACGCCGCCCCGCCGCTCGGCGCCTTGCGCTGGCGGGCTCCGGCACCGGCGAAGTCGTGGTTCGGGGTCCGGGACACCACCCGGCCGGCGGCACCCTGCCTACAAGTTGCCAACGGCAAGCAGCTTGCCGGCTCGGCGGAGGACTGCCTGTACTTGAACGTCATCCGGCCGCACCGGCCGGCGAAGCTCGGTCCGAAGACACTCCGTCCGGTGATGGTCTGGCTGCACGGCGGCGGCAACGCGACCGGCGACGGCGCGGAGTACGACCCGGCCCGGATGGCCGACCACGGCGACGTCGTGGTCGTCACGCTGAACTACCGGCTCGGTCTGTTCGGCTTCTTCGGCCATCCCGGGCTGGCCCACTCGGGTACCTTCGGCCTGCTCGACCAGCAAGCCGCGCTGCGTTGGGTGCAGCGCAACGCGCTGTTCTTCGGCGGTGACCCGGGCAACGTCACGCTGTTCGGCGAATCGGCCGGCGGCGTGGACGTCTGCGCCAATCTGGTCTCCCCCGCCGCCCGTGGGCTGTTCCATCGCGCGATTCTGCAGAGTGGTTCGTGTCATCTCGGCGTTCCGACCACCGCCGCGGGCGGCGGTCCCGTGTACACCATGCGCGACGGTGCTCCGTTCGCTCCGGTGGCCGAGGTCCGCACGGAGGGTGCGACGCTCGCTGCCCGGATCGCTGCAGGCAGCTGCGCCAAGGCAGCGCGGCGCCTCGACTGCCTGCGGAAGCTTCCCGCCGCCGACCTGCTCAGCGTCAGCAGCGGGTTCGGCCTCGCCAGCGGCACTGCCGCGCTGCCGCTGGACGGCCGAGAGGCATTGCGCACAGGCCGCTTCAACCGGGTCCCGGTGCTGTCCGGCAACACCAGCGACGAGGCGCGCTTCACGACGATGTTCGTCGAGTACCTCACCGGACGGGAGATCGACGCGGCCGGCTACCGAGCGCTGCTGCGGCAGACCTTCGGCGCGGATGCCGCGGCGGTCGAGAAGGTGTATCCGGCGGCACCGGATCCGGCGCTCGCCTTCGCGGCGATGGACACCGACCGGATCTTCGCCTGCCCCCAGCAGGAGACGACCCGGGCGCTGAGCCGCTTCACCCGGACCTACGCCTACGAGTTCGCGGATCGAACCGCCCCGACCTACAACCTGTGGCTCACCGACCTGCCCCCAGGCGCCTCGCACGCCGCCGAACTGGCCTATCTCTTCGATTTGCGCTCAGGCGCTCCGTACTCCGGTCTGACGCCGGTCACGCTGACTCCCGCCCAACGCCGACTGGGCGACCGGATGATCGACTACTGGACCGGCTTCGCGCGCTCGGGCCGCCCGGACGGCGTCGACTGGCCGCCCTACACCGTCCGAACGCCGTATGTACGAGCTCTTTCCACCGACGGGGACGGCCGCATCGACGCCGCAGCAGCACACCGGTGCGCTTTCTGGACTGCGCTGGGAGGCTGAGGGAAGTCGACCCAGGGACCGGACACCTCAGCCGGTGCGAGGCTCGTCAGGAGGTGAGCGTGGTCAGCGCGCGGAGGGCCAGGCGGTAGGAGTTGAGGCCGAAGCCGGCGATGGTGCCGGAGGCGACGGCGGCGACGACGCTGGTGTGGCGGAAGTCCTCGCGGGCGGCGGGGTTGCTGATGTGGATCTCGATCAGCGGGGCGGTGCGCTGGGCGCAGGCGTCGCGGAGGGCGTACGAGTAGTGGGTGAAGGCGGCCGGGTTGAGCACGACCGGGTACTTGTGGTCGGCGGCCTCGTGCAGCCAGCCGACGAGTTCGGCCTCGTCGTCGGTCTGGCGGACCTCGACGGACAGGCCGAGCTCGGCGCCGGCCTGCTCGCAGTCGGCGACCAGGTCGGCGAACGTGGTGGCGCCGTAGACGTCCGGCTCGCGGGAGCCGAGGCGGCCGAGGTTCGGTCCGTTCAGTACGAGTACCTTTTGGCCTGCTTCAGTCACGGGCCAACCCTAGTGCCCAGCGCTCGGAACGCCCGGGTGGCCTCAGCGACGGCGAGGGGATGGCGGGCCGCGGCGGACTGGCCGGCGGAGAGGGCCTCCCAGTTGCGGCGGGCGAGGATCTGCTGGGTGGAGCTGAGGTAGGCGGCGAGCAGTTGGGCGTCCAGGTCCGCGTCGAAGCGGGGTCCCGAGCTGGGCTCGGCGGCCAGGCCGTCGGCCGACTTCGCGGCCAGGGCGGCGG from Kribbella flavida DSM 17836 harbors:
- the nusB gene encoding transcription antitermination factor NusB yields the protein MSARSKARKRALDVLYESEVRGLPVGGTLADRVADNDPPVNEFTVALVEGVAEHIAAIDDLLSTHSVGWTLDRMPAVDRNVLRIGVYELLFDEQVPDVVAVSEAVALARDLSTDESPAFVNGLLARLLQLKPTLGV
- a CDS encoding dihydroorotase; the encoded protein is MTAYLITGAKIVGGEVADLLLDNGEIVAIGADLEKPQDVETLDATGLIALPGLVDLHTHLREPGREDAETVLTGTRAAAAGGFTAVFAMANTDPCADTAGVVEQVWRLGRESGYADVFPIGAVTVGRQGTQLAELGAMADSAARVRVFSDDGDCVWDAALMRRALEYVKAFGGVVAQHAQEPRLTQGAQMNEGALSGVLGLTGWPSVAEESIIARDILLNAHVGSMLHICHLSTKGSVEIVRAAKKRGLEVTAEVTPHHLLLTEDLAASYNPVYKVNPPLRTKADVEAVREGLADGTIDIVATDHAPHPVEDKDCEWSAAAFGMTGLETALSVVQHAMIDTKLMTWADLADRMSHRPAAIGQLSDHGRRLEAGAAANLTLVDPAAQRTVVPTETASLSRNTPFEGMTLPGRVVATFLRGTPTVLDGKLAR
- the pyrR gene encoding bifunctional pyr operon transcriptional regulator/uracil phosphoribosyltransferase PyrR, with the translated sequence MNPAPRPQSPDSHAAPRTVLDASDISRALTRIAHEILERNRGADPVVLLGIPTRGVGLATRIRDRIAAVEGRSVPTGSLDVTMYRDDIGLKPARALEHTDIPADGIDGKVVVLVDDVLFSGRTIRAALDAIGDIGRPKAVQLAVLVDRGHRELPIRADYVGKNLPTSLAERVTVHLTDYDGADAVVIADKPAAKPAERSTDTTGATA
- the fxlM gene encoding methyltransferase, FxLD system: MSNDQRYVESLRAALTGSLADQGALSSEAVVAAFRTVPRHLFVPDAPVEVAYADDVVLMKRDEAGVPISSVSQPSLVALMLEQTGVRRGHRVLEIGSGGYNAALLSELVGPEGEVTTIDIDPDVTERARATLDAAGYERVRVARTDGQFGYPESAPFDRIIVTVTAGDIAPAWVDQLADGGRIVVPLRLRGQTRSIGFDLERSPGSAGVLWSRSSVVCGFVSMQGAGAAHERLVEIEPDKVALQLDADQVLEAVLLPGVLRETPEVRWSRVLLGREESFCQLDLWLASVFPGYCVLTATRRAVKSRLVRPALRWGGSAVVRDATIGYLTSQPGPTKNAVEIGARAHGPDARRLAEELVAQVLRWDEERRGRPDPVFVVHPLGTPATDLPAGPHFTTRSRVITVLWD
- a CDS encoding aspartate carbamoyltransferase catalytic subunit; the encoded protein is MRHLLSAGDLSRDDAHLILDTAEEMRSLADRPIKKLPALRGRTVVNLFFEDSTRTRISFEAAAKRLSADVINFSAKGSSVSKGESLKDTALTLQAMGADGVVCRHGSSGAPHLLATSGWLNGSVVNAGDGTHEHPTQALLDAFTMRRHLGSLEGRRITIVGDVLHSRVARSNVLLLSTLGADVTVVAPPTLLPVDMTSWPCTTSYDLDAALPKSDAVMMLRVQRERMNDAFFPSAREYTRRYGLDVHRMAQLPEEAIVLHPGPMNRGMEISAEVADSTRSVIVEQVTNGVAIRMAVLYLLLSGYNENTEEQTA
- the efp gene encoding elongation factor P; its protein translation is MATTTNDLKNGMVLNLDGQLWSVVWFQHHKPGKGGAVVRTKLKNVLSGKVVDKTFNADVKVEVASVDKRDMTYLYNDGAAFVFMDKSTYDQLQIQPDVVGDVSNFLLENQDAIVAVHNDIPLYVELPASVELTVEYTEPGLQGDRSTGGTKPAKLETGYTIQVPLFLTTGEKVKVDTRTGDYLGRVTS
- a CDS encoding transcriptional regulator, with the translated sequence MPSEYAKTLGGKLRAIRQQQGLSLHGVEEKSKGRWKAVVVGSYERGDRAVTVQKLAELADFYGVPIRELLPGSASAAAAAAAPPRLILDLEALQHLDASEAGPLTRYAATIQAQRGDYNGKVLSIRQDDMRTLAVIYDESPTTLTERFISWGVLNPEAKGDVEEASEAAGA